Proteins co-encoded in one Plasmodium berghei ANKA genome assembly, chromosome: 11 genomic window:
- a CDS encoding hexokinase, putative: MSEYNLKKDDDSPFYKLDTIKCEVPINSEFNDRINKFVNQLRISYGTLEEFVDNFVYELKKGLEAHRRHPNLWIPHECSFKMLDSCISDIPTGQERGTYYAIDFGGTNFRAVRASLDGNGKIKRDQETYSLKFTGTFSHEKGLLDKHATASQLFDHFAERIKYIMGEFNDLDDNNEKSVGFTFSFPCTSPSINCSILIDWTKGFETGRATNDPVEGRDVCKLMNDAFVRSNVPAKVSCVVNDAVGTLMSCAYQKGKSAPPCYIGIILGTGSNGCYYEPDWKKYKYSGKIINIELGNFDKDLPLSPIDLVMDWYSANRSRQLFEKMISGAYLGEIVRRFMVNVLQSASSKKMWQSDSFNSESGSVVLNDTTPDFSECKKIAKQTWDMDFTDEQIYALRKICEAVYNRSAALAAAAIAAIAKRIKIIEHSKFSCGVDGSLFVKNAWYCKRLKEHLRVILADKAENLIIIPADDGSGKGAAITAAVVSLSSNMKQLP; the protein is encoded by the coding sequence atgagTGAGTATAACTTAAAGAAAGATGATGATTCTCCGTTTTATAAACTGGATACAATAAAATGTGAAGTTCCAATAAATTCTGAATTTAATGATAGGATTAACAAGTTTGTTAATCAATTGCGAATATCTTATGGAACATTAGAAGAATTTGttgataattttgtttatgaACTAAAAAAAGGTTTAGAAGCGCATCGTAGGCACCCTAACTTATGGATTCCACATGAATGTAGTTTTAAAATGTTAGATTCTTGTATTTCTGATATACCAACAGGACAAGAAAGAGGAACGTATTATGCTATTGATTTTGGAGGTACAAACTTTCGAGCGGTCAGAGCATCGTTAGATggaaatggaaaaataaaaagagaTCAAGAAACTTATAGTTTAAAATTTACTGGTACATTTTCACATGAAAAGGGTTTATTAGATAAACATGCAACTGCTTCTCAATTATTTGATCATTTTGCTgaaagaataaaatatattatgggTGAATTTAATGACTtagatgataataatgaaaagaGTGTTGGATTTactttttcatttccatGTACGTCCCCATCTATTAATTGTTCTATTTTAATTGATTGGACAAAGGGTTTTGAAACAGGTAGAGCAACTAATGATCCAGTAGAAGGCCGTGATGTTTGTAAATTAATGAATGATGCTTTTGTTCGATCTAATGTCCCTGCAAAAGTTTCATGTGTTGTTAATGATGCGGTAGGAACACTTATGTCATGTGCATATCAAAAAGGTAAATCTGCTCCACCATGTTATATCGGAATTATTTTAGGAACTGGCTCTAATGGTTGTTATTATGAACCAGactggaaaaaatataaatattcaggtaaaattattaatatagaaTTAGGAAATTTTGATAAAGATTTACCTTTATCGCCCATAGATTTAGTTATGGATTGGTATTCAGCAAATAGAAGTAGACAATTATTTGAGAAAATGATATCTGGAGCATATTTAGGTGAAATCGTTAGAAGATTTATGGTTAATGTTTTACAAAGCGCATCatctaaaaaaatgtggCAATCAGATAGTTTTAATTCTGAATCAGGTAGTGTTGTTTTAAATGATACAACTCCTGATTTTAGtgaatgtaaaaaaatagctaaACAAACATGGGATATGGATTTTACAGATGAACAAATTTATGcattaagaaaaatatgtgaAGCAGTTTATAATCGATCAGCAGCATTAGCAGCTGCTGCTATAGCTGCTATAGCTAAAagaatcaaaataattgaacattcaaaattttcatgTGGGGTTGATGGATcattatttgtaaaaaatgcatGGTATTGTAAAAGATTAAAAGAGCATTTAAGAGTTATTTTAGCTGACAAAGCTGAAAACCTTATTATAATTCCAGCGGATGATGGATCTGGTAAAGGAGCAGCTATAACTGCAGCTGTTGTTTCATTGTCTAGTAATATGAAGCAATTACCATAA
- a CDS encoding CPW-WPC family protein, with protein sequence MNKIFYFFLFFWGLSNCMFPWTKKRKAVNQMMIIKDMSNEIKRKSESLPTQKDIANQIHKIDKEVIDNLNKEIIKEQNIIKHKPHVCSEPSYERDYSYLCPDDWVKNSSDQCWGIDYDGHCESLKYFQHYTDDEKKEFELNCCVSWPKLKNISHKQKREDTLRGSINPNNGLIVKPNK encoded by the exons atgaataaaatattctatttttttttgtttttttggGGGCTTTCTAATTGCATGTTTCCATGGACAAAAAAGAGAAAGGCGG TGAACcaaatgatgataataaaag atATGTCCAATGAGATAAAAAGGAAGTCTGAATCTCTCCCAACCCAAAAGGACAtt GCAAATCAAATACACAA AATAGACAAAGAAGTTAtagataatttaaataaagaaataattaaagaacaaaatataataaagcaCAAGCCCCATGTATGCTCAGAACCTTCTTATGAAAGGGATTATTCTTATTTGTGTCCTGATG aTTGGGTGAAAAATTCTAGTGATCAATGTTG GGGTATAGATTATGATGGACATTGCGAATCCCTTAAATATTTCCAGCATTATACTGATGACGAAAAAAAGgaattt GAACTCAATTGTTGTGTATCTTGGCCaaaattaaagaatatTTCACACAAACAAAAAAGAGAAGATACTTTAAGAGGATCA ATAAATCCAAATAACGGATTAATTGTTAaaccaaataaataa
- a CDS encoding anaphase-promoting complex subunit 11, putative, translated as MRKVTVKKIHAVARWKWIGSSIDNICAICNNSLENTCTICIRPGDSCPPAFGKCGHHFHLHCMEKWIRQNKLTCPCCRADWYYKTQ; from the coding sequence atgcGCAAAGTAAccgtaaaaaaaattcatgcAGTTGCAAGGTGGAAATGGATTGGATCATCAattgataatatatgtgCAATTTGTAATAACTCCTTAGAAAATACATGCACAATTTGTATAAGACCGGGAGATAGCTGCCCACCAGCTTTCGGGAAGTGTGgtcatcattttcatttacaTTGTATGGAAAAATGGATAAGACAAAATAAGTTAACGTGCCCATGTTGTCGAGCAGATTGGTATTACAAAACACAGTAA